In Marinobacter qingdaonensis, the genomic stretch CATCCCGGGCCGCGAAGGCTCGCTGCAGGTGGAAATGGTGGCCGCCGGGCGTGCCCACAACATGCTGGTGTACACCCTCGATGGGAGCCTGGAGAGTCTGCTGACCGAGGTGGCCGCCGGCAACCCGGTGCTGGTGATGCAGAACCTGCTGTTCGACTGGTGGCCACAGTGGCATTTTGCCGTGGTGATTGGCTTTGACGCGGAGCGGGAAACCATCATCCTGCACACCGACACCCGGGAGCGGCACGAGACCAGCGTGGAGGTGTTTGCCAATACCTGGGCCCGATCGGACCACTGGGCGGCGGTGATGCTGCCACCGGACGAGATTCCGGCCACCGCCACGGCATTGGGCTACCTGGCTTCCGCCAGCGACCTGGAAGTGACTGGCCGCACCCACGCGGCGCTGACCGCCTACCAGACCGCCGAGCAACGCTGGCCGGAACAGCCCGCCGCGATTCTCGGCCAGGGCAACATTGCCTATACCCGCAAGCAACTGCCGGAGGCGGCTGACCAGTTTGCCCGCATGGTGACCCGCTTCCCCCGGGAGGCCGTGGGCTGGAACAACCTGGCCCACACCCTGGGCCAGTTGGGCTGTGAAACCGAAGCCACCAGGGCCCAGCACTGCGCCGCAACCCTGGCGCCGGAACGTTTCGATCAGGAGGTGACACTTAACCCCGCCGCCGATGGTCCGGCCCAATGCGCCGTTCCGGCCTGCCCGGTGCCTACGCCGGCCTCGCCGTGACCGGCTTCTGGAACAACGCGACGTCCTTGCGTGGCACCGACAGGCTCCAGCCCAGCTGCCCGGCGATGACCGCCAGGGTGTGTTCACGGTAGAACACCACGTGGGTTGGGTCCCGCCGGTAATGCCAGTTGGCGAACCGGCTGTCGTCGGTCTGGAAGCAGGTCATGACGCCGAGCCAGCCTCCGGGTTTGAGCAGACCGTCGAGCTGCCGGAACACCCGGGCGGGCTGGTGCAGGTGCTCCACCACTTCGGTACAGGCAACAAAGTCGTACTGGCGCGCCAGGGCATCGGTCGACGGATGGAAGAAGGGGTCGTACAGGCTCACCGCCATTCCGGCCTCGGTCAGCATCTCGGCCAGCACCGGCCCCGGTCCGCAGCCAAAGTCCAGCCCCTGCTGGCCCGGCGTCAGACGCGCCAGCAGGGGCTCGGCCAGTTTCGAGAGAAACCGACGGTAGCCCGGATCGGCCTCATTCTCATGGAAATCGTAAATCGCCCGCTCCTGGTCCGCGGATAACCGGCAGGCCTCTGCCATGACCGTGGCCTGGCATTCGGGGCACCGCAGGTAGTGCTGACTCTGAACCGTCTGGAAGGACACCAGCGCACCCCGTTCACACACCGGGCAGTCAGCCATGGTCAGTCCTGTCCCGCCGCCTGACGCAGCTGTCGGTCGAGGTCCGCTTCCGGCAACTCAGCGGCGGAAATCACTTCGACCCGGGACAGTGCACGGGGGTCGGCGTCGTTCACCGACAACGCGCCATCCACCATGTTGAAGGTCCGCCAGCCATCACGGCAGTGCACCACCGCCTTGAAGCGGACGAAGCGGTCGTCCAAGGCGAGCGACATCAGGGCGTTTTCATCAAACTGCAGCGCCGGATCCAGACGCCAGCCCAGACTGACAAAGCCCTGCCCGGCGTTGCGCAGGCGCTGCCAGGGCTGTTCGTTGATATCCGGCGCGGGCGCCTCGGCTTTGTCCGCGTGGTGGTGATGGGCGTGGGGATCGGTCACCGGCGGCAGCTCGGTCTGCCCTTCCAGCCATTCCGGTCGCAACCGGCCCTGGCTGGTCCGGAACACCGGGCGCTCCGGCCGGTCCTGGGCCTCGACCCAGCGTTCAAACCCGGCCATCTGATCGGCGCTGGCCAGGTCGGTCTTGTTGGCAACCAGGATGTCCGCTGCCGCCACCTGGTCCCGGAACTGGACGTTATCCAGCACACGCGGGTCTTCCAGTTTGCGCGGGTCCACCAGGGTGATGACCGGTTTCAGATCGAGCACATCGGCGTAGTGCTCGTCCGTCAAGGTGGTCAGGATCTGCGACGGATGGCCGAGGCCGGTGGGCTCGATCAGCAGACGATCCGGTTTCGCCCTCATGATCAGCTGGTTCAGGCCAATCTGCATGGGCAGGCCGGCGACGCAGCACATACAGCCGCCGGGTATTTCCTTGATCGCGACGCCTTCGGACTCGAGCATGGCGCCGTCGATGCCGACCTCGCCGAATTCGTTCACCAGGACGGCCCAGACTTCGCCCTCGGGCCGGGCTTTCAGCAGGTTCAGGATGGCGGTGGTCTTGCCGACCCCGAGAAAGCCAAAGATCAGATTGGTGGGAATGGGGGATTTCATGGAATCGGGCATGGCCTCATCGGTTGGTCGTTGATACTAATCGGTCCAGTCGCAGTCGTTCCCGCTCGTCGAACAGGCGACGACTGCCCCAGGCCACGGCAAGCAGGGTACCAAAGCCGGTGCCCACGGTGATCGTGAGCATTACCAGAATCTGGTATTTCACCGCCACCGACGGCGGGCTGCCGGCCAGGATCTGGCCGGTCATCATCCCCGGCAGACTGACGATACCGGCGGCGGCCATGGCGTTGATGGACGGCATCATGCCACTGCGCATGGCGTGTTTGCGAATGTCTTCCAGGGCGACCCGCCAGGGCTCCCCCAGCATCAACCGGTTCTCGATCACCGCCCGCTGACTCCAGACCGCTTCGTTCAGCCGATCCAGACTCAGGGCCACCCCGGTCATGGTGTTGCCCAGCATCATGCCCAGCAACGGGATGGCGTACTGGGGCGCATACCAGGGCTCCGGCCCGATCACCACGGTGAGGGTCAGCACGGTCACGGTGAAGGAGGAAACGAACATGGCGCCGGTGCCCAGCCCGAACGACCAGAAGCCACGGAGTCGGCGCTGTTGCCGGGCCATGACTTCCCGGCCTGCCACCGCCAGCATGACCGTCGCCAGCAGGGCAATCCAGATGAACTCGGACGAGGCGAACAGGGCTTCCAGCACCAGACCGATCAGCGCCAGCTGAATCACGGTCCGGCTGGCGGCAATCAGCAGGCTGCGGGCAATCCCCAGCCGGCTCGCCAGGCTCACCCCGGCGAGCAGGAGAATGAGCAGGGCCGTGAGCGCCAGCTTCCACCAGGCCAGATCAATGACTTCCATCGATGCGCTCCAATGCACTGCCGCGAATGCCGAGATGGCGATCGGAGACCCGCTCGATCTGGCCCTGGTCGTGGGCGACCCAGAGGGCGATCAGGTGCCGCCGGCGGATCTGGTCGACCAGCCAGGCCTCGACCTGACGGGTCATCTGGTCATCCAGGTTGGCGGTGGGTTCGTCCAGCAGCAGTACCCGCGGGTTCCGAGCCAGGGCTCGCCACAGGGCCAGGCGCTGTTTTTCACCGGACGACAGCCGGCTCACCGACCAGGTCATGACGTCCGGGGAAAACCGCAGCGCATCCGGAGGTTCCTCGCTTGGCGAGTGAAAATGCTCACCCACGGTCTCACACCACCACTGGCTTTCCGCCGGCACCATCATCACTTGCTGCCGCCAGGCATGGCCTGAGACCCGGCCCTGGGCGGTCTGATCGAGTTCAACGTCACCCTGGTGGGGGTCCAGGTCGGCAATGGCGCGAAGCAACCGGCTTTTGCCCGAGCCCGATGGCCCCGACAGGCAGACGCACTCGCCGCCACGCAGGCTCAGGGAGATGTCCTTGAGAGCGCCGACCGCAACCTTATTCAGCCTGAGCATGGTCAATGTGACACCGGAATGATCTTGGAATTCAGTTGGAAAGACTGGTTATCGGACAGCCTGGGAGCGCCTCCGATCATGGCAGAGCTCGGCCCAAAGCGCCAGCGCAGAGGCTGTCAGCCCGCACTGCCCCTGTTATCATGGCGCCTGCCAGTCACCGATCGGATCCGTCATGACCACAAGCTCCTCCACCCGCCTGAACAAGTACATCAGCGAAAGCGGACTCTGCTCCCGCCGGGAGGCCGATCGCTACATTGAACAGGGCCAGGTGTTCATCAATGGCAAGCGGGCCACCGTGGGGGATCAGGTCGCGCCCGGCGATACCGTC encodes the following:
- a CDS encoding class I SAM-dependent methyltransferase, which codes for MADCPVCERGALVSFQTVQSQHYLRCPECQATVMAEACRLSADQERAIYDFHENEADPGYRRFLSKLAEPLLARLTPGQQGLDFGCGPGPVLAEMLTEAGMAVSLYDPFFHPSTDALARQYDFVACTEVVEHLHQPARVFRQLDGLLKPGGWLGVMTCFQTDDSRFANWHYRRDPTHVVFYREHTLAVIAGQLGWSLSVPRKDVALFQKPVTARPA
- a CDS encoding PA2778 family cysteine peptidase, with the protein product MTSAHFSVPAGRLIALFLILQLAGCATAPQWPSGADTSPALQSRTLLTEVPFYPQERYQCGPASLAMMLNAQGLNTDPDVLRDLVYIPGREGSLQVEMVAAGRAHNMLVYTLDGSLESLLTEVAAGNPVLVMQNLLFDWWPQWHFAVVIGFDAERETIILHTDTRERHETSVEVFANTWARSDHWAAVMLPPDEIPATATALGYLASASDLEVTGRTHAALTAYQTAEQRWPEQPAAILGQGNIAYTRKQLPEAADQFARMVTRFPREAVGWNNLAHTLGQLGCETEATRAQHCAATLAPERFDQEVTLNPAADGPAQCAVPACPVPTPASP
- a CDS encoding ABC transporter ATP-binding protein, with amino-acid sequence MLRLNKVAVGALKDISLSLRGGECVCLSGPSGSGKSRLLRAIADLDPHQGDVELDQTAQGRVSGHAWRQQVMMVPAESQWWCETVGEHFHSPSEEPPDALRFSPDVMTWSVSRLSSGEKQRLALWRALARNPRVLLLDEPTANLDDQMTRQVEAWLVDQIRRRHLIALWVAHDQGQIERVSDRHLGIRGSALERIDGSH
- a CDS encoding GTP-binding protein, which gives rise to MPDSMKSPIPTNLIFGFLGVGKTTAILNLLKARPEGEVWAVLVNEFGEVGIDGAMLESEGVAIKEIPGGCMCCVAGLPMQIGLNQLIMRAKPDRLLIEPTGLGHPSQILTTLTDEHYADVLDLKPVITLVDPRKLEDPRVLDNVQFRDQVAAADILVANKTDLASADQMAGFERWVEAQDRPERPVFRTSQGRLRPEWLEGQTELPPVTDPHAHHHHADKAEAPAPDINEQPWQRLRNAGQGFVSLGWRLDPALQFDENALMSLALDDRFVRFKAVVHCRDGWRTFNMVDGALSVNDADPRALSRVEVISAAELPEADLDRQLRQAAGQD
- a CDS encoding ABC transporter permease; protein product: MEVIDLAWWKLALTALLILLLAGVSLASRLGIARSLLIAASRTVIQLALIGLVLEALFASSEFIWIALLATVMLAVAGREVMARQQRRLRGFWSFGLGTGAMFVSSFTVTVLTLTVVIGPEPWYAPQYAIPLLGMMLGNTMTGVALSLDRLNEAVWSQRAVIENRLMLGEPWRVALEDIRKHAMRSGMMPSINAMAAAGIVSLPGMMTGQILAGSPPSVAVKYQILVMLTITVGTGFGTLLAVAWGSRRLFDERERLRLDRLVSTTNR